tggagaggaggaggggaggagagagagggggagagggagggggggaggaggggaggggagggagaggagaggggaggaggaggaggggatggtaggggagagggagaggggaggggaggggggaggaggagaggggagaggggaggggggaggggtgagagagggaggggagaggagagaggaggggagatgggggagggggagagggggggggagaggagagggaggaggaggaggagggagatgggagaggagaggaagagaggaggagagggggagagaggagaggggggaggggaggggagaggagaggagggaggggagatggggggaggagggaggaggggatgggaggggagagggggagggaggagagagatgagatttTGTAAATGAGTGAGACACATCAAGATCTACAGCAGATGAAGTCTCCCTCCACTCACCCAGACACTTATAGTCAGAGGAGACTCCCCTCAGAGACACATCGAACACAGACACGTCCATCCTCTGTTTACGGTGGTGACAGCTGAGCAGGGCCGACGGCTGGACCACCTGGAGGTACAGTAGAGGCTCCAGGACCCGGTCTCCAGCCCCTCTCCTCCCAGGCTGCCTCACGATGGTGACCCCCAGGGCCTGGCGGGCCGAGGAGCGGCTGGGGGCGGGCAGGgagtccagggagaggagggaaccgCGAGGCTCCTGGGGAACGGTGTCACTGTTCAGGAGGTCCTCTGCTGTCAGGCCTGACAGAGGGACCGGgggaggagggttgggggaggaggaggaggtagggacaCTCTTCCCTGTCGGCCCGTCTCCATCCTTCTTCTCCGGGGAGGCGGGTGGGGTCTTGGCTAGAGTGGAGCAGGCGTAGGTCATGACAGAGAGTTTACTCGCGGTCAGGAAGACGTCGAAGGGGACGAAGGAGAGGTTCTTGACGACGGTGGACTCCCTGGAGGGTCTAGCGATGTGGTGATGGGAACCTCCACTCTGCTGCTCCATCAGGACGATACGGATCCTGGCGCTGTCGCTGCCGAACCCACTGTCCTGAACACCGCTGCGACTGGACGACGAGTCCACACCGCAAGACCCCGCCGAGGAACTACACCGCTGCTCCCCACGCTGCACCTGGGGGGGGGACAGACAGAATTCTGctaaaatatcctccgtgtacaacgtaaaacaccaaataatgcagagtagaattaggccgatacccgctaattatcaaaatccagaaaagagacgttaaattctacaaccacctaaaaggaagtggtccttctgtagctcagttggtagagcatggcgcttgtaacgccagggtagtgggttcgattcccgggaccacccatatgtagaatgtatgcacacatggctgtaagtcgctttggataaaagcgtctgctaaatggcatatattattattattattattattcccaaaccttccttaacaaagccatcacctacagagagatgaacctggagaagagtcccctaagcaaactggtcctggggctctgttcacaaacacaaacacaccgcacagagccccaggacaacagcacaactAGACCCAACCACATCATGAGAAAACAAggagataattacttgacacattggaaagaattaacaaaaaaacagagcaaactagaatgctatttggccctacacagagagtacacagcggcagaatacctgaccactgtgactgacccaaaattaagaaaagctttgactatgtacagactcagtgagcatagccttgctattgagaaaggcagccgtaggcagacatggctctcaagagaagacaggctatgtgctcactgcccacaaaatgaggtggaaactgagctgcacttcctaacctcctgccaaatgtatgaccacattagagagacatatttccttcaaattacacagatccacaaagcaactcccatatctactgggtgaaataccacagtgtgacatcacagcagcaagatttgtgacctgttgccacgagaaaaggtcaaccagtgaagaacaaacaccattgtaaatacaacccatatttatgcttatttattttcccttgtgttctttaaccatttgtacattgttaaaacactgtatatatataatatgacatttgcaatgtctttattgtttttaaacttctgtatgtgtaatgtttactgttaatttgtattgttaatttcactttagtatattatctacctcacttgctttggcaatgttaacacatgttacagacagacagacagacagacagacagacggacggacggacggacggacggacggacggacggacggacggacggacagacggacagacagagacagcaccGTGACATCACAGAACCGATCCGACCCAACGGAGAGGCTCTTCGTTAAGCAGTGACATCACAGAACAtttgcctttaaaaaaaataacattttttagCCAGGAAGTCAGATGTGATCGTTTGAAGCATTGACAACGTCTAGAGGGGTTTGAAGGGGATCCAATGTAATGACGTGAATATTAAACTCTCTGTGGGGATAGAAGTGGAGACGGCCGCCATGACAGATGACCCGAAAACCAATGTGAATAAGTCCCGAGCTTCTATGTCTTGGGTTTAATACACATCGTCCAGACAGGACATCTTTACCAATCAGTCACATGGTCAGGAAGTGGGCTTTGGTTCCCAGGAGACACAAAGAAAGACAGATAAATGTTACTGACAAAATCATCTATCAGGGACCTGCTTCAGCCACTACAGTGTCACGACGCACACGAAGAGACCAGGAAGCTGTACTGAATGCACACGAAGAGACCAGGAAGCTGTACTCAATGCACACGGAGAGACCAGGAAGCTGTACTCAACGTACATGAAGAGACCAGGAAGCTGTACTCAACGCACACGGAGAGACCAGGAAGCTGTACTCAACGCACACAGAGAGACCAGGAAGCTGTACTCAACGCACACGGAGAGACCAGGAAGCTGTACTCAACGCACACGGAGAGAGAAGCTGACACACGGAGAGACCAGGAAGCTGTACTCAACGTACATGAAGAGACCAGGAAGCTGTACTCAATGCACACGGAGAGACCAGGAAGCTGTACTCAACGCACACGGAGAGACCAGGAAGCTGTACTGCACACGGAGAGACCAGGAAACGCACACGGAGAGACCAGGAAGCTGTACTCAATGCACACGGAGAGACCAGGAAGCTGTACTCAACGCACACGGAGAGACCAGGAAGCTGTACTCAACGTACATGAAGAGACCAGGAAGCTGTACTCAACGTTTGGTACAAATCACTGGTCTCACTCGCTTGTTATCCGACAGAACTAAAGACGCAGTAGATGTCTTGAATTCAAGGTTTAACAACATGGCAGTCTTAGAGCAGTCTCTCTGAgagctctctgatgtcctctatactgccaggtttaataacatggcagtcttagagcagtctctctgagagctctctgatgtcctctatactgccaggtttaataacatggcagtcttagagcagtctctctgagagctctctgatgtcctctatactgccaggttt
This sequence is a window from Oncorhynchus keta strain PuntledgeMale-10-30-2019 unplaced genomic scaffold, Oket_V2 Un_contig_16422_pilon_pilon, whole genome shotgun sequence. Protein-coding genes within it:
- the LOC127919344 gene encoding intermembrane lipid transfer protein VPS13B-like yields the protein MTSLPDDVTRAEQGRSISVDILNRFICLKGQTPPTQLTWVKYAHCAGQSDSSNHRVYNFHDPTAKFDTRRVQLPGLSVCVEYSFLVSPCALSTASWSLHVQRGEQRCSSSAGSCGVDSSSSRSGVQDSGFGSDSARIRIVLMEQQSGGSHHHIARPSRESTVVKNLSFVPFDVFLTASKLSVMTYACSTLAKTPPASPEKKDGDGPTGKSVPTSSSSPNPPPPVPLSGLTAEDLLNSDTVPQEPRGSLLSLDSLPAPSRSSARQALGVTIVRQPGRRGAGDRVLEPLLYLQVVQPSALLSCHHRKQRMDVSVFDVSLRGVSSDYKCLDPGKSLPEVLDYSVLWVQTVSGESDSQTGVPPPLACLQIRDFLSGPAELNVELSRPLKVNPTLVKLEQTKAYLRRVLPHHYWEAPKPPSTPHSSPSRTSSSSPPRPDPSHLSSLRSLAPFHKVSLRTAQIVVVMETESHPARPSLSWSVSAMKGTINMKTGPKPDGKSLKHLSALLTFYS